In one window of Paraflavitalea soli DNA:
- a CDS encoding DUF4402 domain-containing protein, with product MGHCNLLTCKKIIRLLACAGLLLLYPCLRSQAQPPPPRPIAIYVNPAQGLIFGAFFQGVTGGTVIIYPDGSRSVTGDLVQANMGIPFSPAIFEVDATPGTLISILNGPDVTLTGNNGGSITLHIGNASTGSPFITTAVPPDRTLVRIGGTLTVGNALANPSGMYSGTFSVTFIQE from the coding sequence ATGGGCCATTGTAATTTATTAACCTGTAAAAAAATAATACGCCTGCTGGCCTGTGCGGGCCTGTTACTATTGTATCCATGCCTGCGCTCCCAGGCGCAGCCGCCGCCGCCACGGCCCATCGCCATCTATGTGAACCCGGCCCAGGGACTTATTTTCGGCGCTTTTTTCCAGGGCGTTACCGGTGGTACCGTCATTATCTATCCCGACGGATCACGCTCCGTCACCGGCGACCTGGTGCAGGCCAATATGGGCATTCCTTTTTCACCGGCCATCTTTGAAGTAGATGCTACACCGGGCACCCTCATTTCTATATTGAATGGACCCGATGTTACGCTTACCGGGAACAACGGAGGCTCCATCACCCTGCACATCGGTAATGCCAGTACCGGATCGCCCTTTATAACAACGGCTGTTCCGCCCGACAGAACCCTGGTAAGGATTGGCGGTACCCTTACCGTGGGCAATGCCCTGGCCAATCCGTCCGGTATGTACAGCGGCACTTTTTCAGTAACCTTTATTCAGGAATAA